Sequence from the Fodinibius salicampi genome:
GGTTGTACGAGTAATGAGCCGGCCGATCGGGTTCTTATCAAAAAACTGGACATGGAGAGACTGTATTTTTTGAAATACTGCATTCCTTAAATTATATAATGTCCCCTGTCCGAACCAGCGCGTGAGGTAGGTGTTAATAACCAGCAGGATAAATTCACCAACTAGTGCTCCTAAAAGGAGTACAATTATCCATAGCAAACCCTCAAAGTCATTGTTCGCTATATAATCGTCTACCGCGATCTGAGTTAACTTTGGGCGGATGGTGCCTAAAAAGGAGGCCCCAAGCGTTAATGCTATACCCAACAGTACATACCAGCGATAGGGTCTTATAAATTGATAAAGCCGTCGAAGAAGATTAGTATCGACGGCTTTATCATTTTCTTTATTGCTCACACTACTATTTGTTTAGAAGCGATCGAAATCATCAAATGGAGTTCGCGGCGTAATCTGTCTTGGCTTACGCTCATTATTATCCTTACTTCCTCCATTGTTATTGTTGTTATTATTATTGGAAGAAGACTTTTTAGATCGGCTACTTCTGCTGCTACGAGAGCTGCTGCTCTTACTACTGCTACTGCTCTTCCGGCTGCGAGATGAGGATGTTTTTTTCCTCTTTCTCATGCGACGCTTCTTTTTCTTGCCTCCTCGCTTGTTTCGCTTGGATTTGCTGCCGCCTCCGCCGCTGTTACTATCTCCTTTATTTTGGTTAATCTCTTTGAGATAAACCTTTGGCTCAATAATACCTTTCTCATGAGCCGGATCAGTAAATATCGGTCGAAGCTCTGTAGCAACCCATGTTGGGAAGAAATCATCCCGGGCCTCACGCAGAAGCACATATTCATTGGTGTAACGGGCTGAAAAATGGGTGATAACCAGAAGCTTTGTCTTAGCCTCATTTGCCACACGGGCAGCATCTTTAGCTGTTGAATGTCCCGTCTCCTCTGCTTTATCAGAAAGACTCTCATTAAAGGTAGCCTCGTGAATCAATACATTCGTATTCTTAGCTAACTTAACAGAGTTAGGACAATATTTGGTATCCGTTATATAGGCAAAGCTATCACCAGGACGCGGATGCCCTACAATATCGGCAGACTTAACTACCGTACCATCTTCGAGCTCTACATCCTTGCCGTCTTTAAGATCTTTGTACTGCCAGTCTTCACTAATACCCTGCTCTTGGGCTTTCTCGGCATCAACCTTGCCGGGTCGATCTTTTTCCTGCAAGCGATAGCCGATACAGAACTTTGTATGATTCAGAGGTCGTGCCTCTACATAATATTCATCGGCATCAACAACGCGCTCGCTTTCAAAATCTTCATCTAGCTCCACATACTTAATATCATAACTCAGGCTGATATTGGAAAAATCAAAATTAAATTCTATGAACTCCTGAAGTCCTTCCGGACCAACCAGAGTAATTTCCCGGTCTCTCCTTTGGAGCTGCAAAGTGGAAAGCAATCCAATCAGACCGGAATAATGGTCTGTATCGAAATGTGAAATAAAGATGTAATCAATTTGAGACCGCTTTAAGCCCCCTTGAAGCATTCTCATCTGAGCATTTTCTCCACAGTCAAAGAGAAAAACGCTCCCTTCTCTCCAAACAGCTACTGATGATAAATGACGTGTTGCCGTGGGTGTCGCTGAAGCTACACCTAATGGTACGATAATCATGATTTAACTCCTATGTCTTTTTTTCAGATCTTACTGCGATCAAGCAGCAGATCTTATAAGGTTATAATTTTACTATTTTGTTTTTTTAGATTTCGGCCAACTCTTCTTCTATGAGTTGTTTATTGTACATAACTGAATAACGACCTTCTTTATTTAATAATTCTTCATGTGTTCCTTGTTCTACAATAGTCCCATTTTCCATATAATATATAATATCTGCATCTTTTATCGTAGATATACGATGACTGATCATCAATGTTGTTCGTCCTTGCAATTCTTTACGGAGATGTCGGAGAATAGATTCTTCTGTTTTAGTATCTACAGCACTTAATGAGTCATCTAATATAATAATTTTAGGATCTCGAATCAGGGCTCGAGCAATAGCAGTTCGTTGTTTTTGACCGCCGGATAACGTAATCCCTCTTTCTCCTAACATAGTCTCAAATTTCTTTTCAAAATCCAAAATATTTTCACGAACCTGAGCCTTTTCTGCAGCAGTCTCAATTTCTTCTTTGTTGGCGTCTTCGGTACCGAATGCGATATTTTCGCCAATCGTATCTGAAAATAAGAAAGTATCCTGTGGTACCAACCCAATGTTCTTACGTAATATCTCTAAGGGAATTGCCTTAATATCCGTTCCATCAATTAATATTTTTCCTTCCGTCGCATCAAAAAGACGTGGAATGAGTTCTACAAGAGTGGTCTTCCCACTGCCCGTACGGCCTACTATGGCTGCATTTTGGCCTGCTTCAATTTTTAGATTAATATTTTTTAACACATGCTCATCTGCTTCCGGATAAGAAAAAGAAACATTCCTGAATTCAATGCTTCCCTCAATTTCAGTAATATCATGCTTGGTACTTTCTTTATCAGCTATATCAATATCTTCGGTTAGCATTTCATCAATCCGCTTCCACGATGCCATAGATTGTTGATAGCGATTAACGGTATACCCAAGAGAAGCGACCGGCCAGGTCAAATAGGCCACATAAATTATAAATTCCATAATGTTACCAACAGTCAGTGTTCCCTCTATGACCATTTGGCCCGCTTTCCAAACAACGATTATTACCGAAAGACCAATCAATAGGTTAAGAGTTGGATGAAAAAGAGACTCCACCAAATCGAGGCGCAACTTTTTCTTGCGATATCGTTCGCTTTCGTGTTCAAAACGACCGTTTTCATACTCTTCGCGATTATAGGCTTTAATCAGCCTTATACTTGTAAAAGACTCTTGGGCTCGCCCTGCAATGGTAGAATATTGTTCCTGAATTATCCGGGAATAATCATTGATATATCCACTTACCCAATAAGCAAAAGCAGAGAGAAAAGGGAGCGGAAGTAAAGCCCAAAGCGTCAATTCCGGACTTACAATAATCATCATTGTAATAATAAAACCTGCTCTTGTTAACGTATTAATGGTATACATATAAGCAGGTCCAAAGTATTCCCGGACTTTAGATACATCTTCTGTAGCACGGACATAAATTTCACCGGAATCGTAACTGCTATAAAAACGCTGGGGTAGTTTTAGGAGCTTGTCAAAAATATCGTTTCTCAGATCGTACTCTATTTTACGGGAAGCGACTATAAGGGTTTGACGAGTAGCAAAGAGCAATACGCCCGATAGTACCACCGCTCCCACTAACAACAAAGCATTTTTTGCCAGAAGCCAGCTTGCATCACTACTGAATAGTAGTTCAAAAATATTGCCAAAACTTTCTGAAGACCGGTCAAGTTCTATCTCTGTTACCTGGTCCACCGTTCGGCGTAAATAAACAGGTATCCAGACCAAGAAAAAATTGGATGCTGTCAAAAACAACGATCCAAGAATGATGGTCCCCTTATACTTTTTAAAATACCTATTTAACTTACGTAGTGAACCCACCAATAACTGATTTGGTTTGATGATCTATTTGTTTCTATCCAACTGAACTTAACTATGCAACCGTAGCATTACTGTATTTATTTATCCAGTATTCTGCCAGGTTGTACCCGGATAGATATGCTTTTTCAACGGATCTTCCACCGAAGTAGTTCCCTACTAACGCAAGTGGGGCATCAATCATTTCTAATTCCATAAAATATTCGTCAATAACATTTCGTGCCGTAAAATATTTCCAGCGCTTCAAAGAGGTGGATTCGGGCTGTGATACCCAGGAATCTATAACAGATGACGCTTCCCCGAGTATATACTGAGTTGCTTCAGCATCACTAACTCTTTCATATTTCTTTGAAGTACCATGTGAAGAATGAATAACAAGTCCCGTTTTGCCGGCTGTATCGCGTTTGGAAGACTCATTTCCAATCCACCGGATGGCACTGTTCTCACACTTAATGCCTTTCCATTCCGGGGCTTCTCGATCATAGGTAGCCGCAACGGAAATGCAATCGTCATAGAATACCTCATCAATTACACGAATTATTTTTCGGGCAGCCGTTTCATCCTGTGCCGTCTGTAGTATTCCATATGCCTCTGTAGCAGGAGTCGCTATAATAACCGCATCACATTCAAAAACATTAACATCAGTTAAATTAATCATCCATGATCGTTTTTTTCCACGATCGGGACCAATATAAGTGAGTCCCCCGGCTTTCTCCTGTGCCCGAATATCAACCCAGCGGCTTAAATATTTATTGATTTGCCCGATCCCCCCATCTAAAGCGTACTTTGTCAGTGGCGAGGCATTGGGATCCTCATTATGCAGGTTTAACCCATCATAAAAACTAAACTCTTCGGCCCATTCATGAAGCTCTGTTTTTTGCTGCAACTCAGCAAGAAAGGTTTGAAAGGTATTTGTCTCGGCAGAGAGATGAGCGATACCGTTATCCAAAATCATATTGTCCAGCTCAATGGATGCCAACCGACCACCCAATGATTCATTGCGTTCAATTATTGTAACCTCATGACCGGCTCTGGCCAGTCGACTTCCGGCAACCAACCCTGCAAAACTTGCCCCAATTATTCCTATAACCATCGTTAATTGATAAACTATTTAAATATTAAATAATATTGAATGGGTAAAAATCCGAAATTTTCTTCCAAATTTCTAAGATCAATTCATTTTTTATGAAAAAATAATATTGTGGAGAATAACTACCTATATCATCGTTAATAAACCCGTACCCGGGGCGCAACGGCCTGTTTATCTAGCAGAGCGGGCCAATAGGCAATAACTTCACTGGCCTTTGGTCGTCCGCCAGCATAGCCAGTCACCCCACCTGGACCTGTTAAAATGAGAGGGACTACTTCTTTCCCAAATCGGTTCACATCCTCTTTGTCTGGCCCGGCTACTCCTACCCGCATTTGTACTTCATCATAATCTTTTTCAAGCATTTCATCAGTCACCGGTTCCTCACTGCAGCCATTTACCCCTAGATACTCAACCCGGAAATCCTCCAGCTCCAAACCCAGTGCTTCTGCGCGTTCCCGCAGGATTTCGCCTCCTGCCTTCGCCTTCTTTAAGGCTTTTGGCCAGGAATACACTAGGGTAGAAAAAAGACGATATCCGTCTTTATAACTGGCTGATACCTTATAGGTAGGGGTAAATTCTCTCCCCTCAATTCCATATACATAAACACGATTGGGACCTTCCTGACTAAGCTGAATGGAAGTAAAATCAGCTATACAATCAGGAGTTATATATTCTTTGGGATCTCCGATTTCGTAGATCAGCTGTTCCTTCACGGTCTCTTCGTTTACTAATCCTCCTGTATTTTCGTGCTTGGTAACATAGAAATTACCATCGGCTTTAACCTCAACAATGGGGAAACCGATATCCGCGAAGCGATCGACGCGCTCCCAGTCCGTATAATTTCCGCCCGTTACCTGCGCACCGCATTCCAGAAAGTGTCCGGCAATCGTGCCCGCGGATATTTTATCATAGTCATCAAAGTCCCAGCCAAACTCATGTACCAATGGGCCGAGCGTAAGTGCAGTATCGGTAACCCGACCTGTGATAACAATATCGGCCTCCTGCTGTAAGGCTTTTACAATTGGTCGGCATCCAAAATATACGTTAGCACTAAGCAGCTGATCTTTAACGGTACTAATTGGCTCACTGGTATCCATATTTTTGAGCGGGTGTCCCTCGTCAATGAGCTTATCGATATCATCCAGGATATTGTCTCCATCTACTACAGCCACTTTCAGTCCGGATAGTCCCTGTCTTTCGATTTCCTCCAATATTCTATCTTTACAGCTATCGGGATTTATCCCGCCGGCATTTGCAATCACCTTGATCCCTTTCTCGGAAATATCAGGCAGAATCTCTTTTATTACATCTACGAAATCCCGCGCATACCCGTGTTCTTTATTCCGCATTTTTTGTTTTTGCAGAATAGACATGGTGACCTCTGCCAAATAATCCAGTACCAAATAATCAATAGGCCCTTTTCGAACCTGGTCAATTGGGGCCTTAGGCAAATCGCCCCAGAAGCCCTGTCCCGATGCAATACGAATAGTTTTATTCACGATATCACATTTTGGCTGTTAGTTTTTTTGATAAGATAAGATTTCATCATGCACTAACAAAAAGATACGGAAGTATTGAACGAAAGGCAGGCCTGTTTGAAAAAAAGTGGCCCCGGCACCTCATTAAGCCGGGGCCCTTTTACTCTCTCTCATTGTTTCTCTGCACTCAAGCAGCTATATCTCGAAGTCGGCTTATTTACTTCATGAAACCATCTATAAGATATAGTATGTCACACTTTCAGTCACCGCATGAACATGTAGAATATTTACTGCTTGGGAGGGGAAAACACATTCCATGCAGGCCAATCGACCACATGAAATACCATATCAGGAGTTGTCGGGGTGGATTAAACGTCGGGAGATTCCCTTAGAAACCGCTTCCGACCGGGAATGCACCTGTAATTTTCGATAGATATTCCGGATATGGTAGCGCACCCCATCCACCGAAAGATATACGGCATTCCCTATGGCAGCATAAGATTTACCTTTGGCCAGCTCCTCCAGGATTTCCAGCTCGCGCTCAGTAAGTTGCTCGCCCTCATCATTTTCAGAAGGAGTATGAAAGGTTTTAATAACCTTGCGGGCAATATTGGGCGTCATGGGGGAACCGCCGTCATGGGCATCCCGAATAGCCTGTTTAAGATCTTCGGGGGATATTTTTTTCATCAGGTATCCCACAGCACCGGCACAAAGAGCATCAAATACATTTTTGTCATCGTCAAAGACCGTGGCCATAATTACCGGCAAATCAGGATGCTCTTTTTGCAGATACTTGACCCCCTCAATGCCCGACATTCCCGGCAGTTCAATATCCATTAACACGATATTGGTTTTGGGAATAGCTTCTGATTCAAACGCCTCTTCGCAGGACTCAAAGGTATCCATCACCACAAAATCCTGTTCAAAGTCCAGAATGGTAGCCCACCCCTCGCGCATGTAGCGGTTATCCTCTACGATAACAATTTTGATGAGTTTTTCTACTTTTCGTGTCATAGGTCAAATATAATATTCACCGCATCATATATGCACCACATAGTCATGTAGTTTTACTTCAATCGCTTTCAAATCCTCAGTGCCATCGTCCATTTTGTTCCCCTTTTCTCTTCGGTTTCCAGCTGAAGATCTGCTTTAATTTGTTCAGCTCTGTTTCGAATGCTCTTAATTCCCTTACCTTCCCGCTTGCCGGACGATTGCTGAATACCCTGTCCGTTATCCTGTACTACCAGTTTAAGAAGATTCCCTTCCATCTCAAAAATCACCTTTACCTTATCTGCCTTTGAATGGCGCGCCGCATTTACGGTCATTTCCTTGAAAATAAGCCACAGGTGCTGGCGCAGCTCCAAGTCCAGAGGCTGGTCGATATCCGTATCTATATCCAGCTCGTATGCTATATCTTTACTCTCGAATAAATCCGATGCAAAACGGCGGCACTTGGAAAGCAGGTCTATCCAATCATCTTTTTCCGGGTCAATGGACCAGATAATGTCCGTTATTTTCTCCTTGGCCTCACTGGCACTTTCTGATATTAAGCTCACAAAGCGATCAGCCTGCTGCTCATCCGGCACCTGACGAATAGCCTGGGCAAAATAGGTAATGGAACTCAGCGTGGCACTGACCTCATCGTGTAGGTCGCTGGCAATGCGGTTGCGAATGCGCTGCTCGCGTAAAATCCGGTTAATTCTAACCCTGTGAATACCATACAGGATACCGCCAATGAGAAGCACATACAGGGCGTAGGCCCACCATGTGC
This genomic interval carries:
- a CDS encoding acyclic terpene utilization AtuA family protein — translated: MNKTIRIASGQGFWGDLPKAPIDQVRKGPIDYLVLDYLAEVTMSILQKQKMRNKEHGYARDFVDVIKEILPDISEKGIKVIANAGGINPDSCKDRILEEIERQGLSGLKVAVVDGDNILDDIDKLIDEGHPLKNMDTSEPISTVKDQLLSANVYFGCRPIVKALQQEADIVITGRVTDTALTLGPLVHEFGWDFDDYDKISAGTIAGHFLECGAQVTGGNYTDWERVDRFADIGFPIVEVKADGNFYVTKHENTGGLVNEETVKEQLIYEIGDPKEYITPDCIADFTSIQLSQEGPNRVYVYGIEGREFTPTYKVSASYKDGYRLFSTLVYSWPKALKKAKAGGEILRERAEALGLELEDFRVEYLGVNGCSEEPVTDEMLEKDYDEVQMRVGVAGPDKEDVNRFGKEVVPLILTGPGGVTGYAGGRPKASEVIAYWPALLDKQAVAPRVRVY
- a CDS encoding ABC transporter ATP-binding protein: MGSLRKLNRYFKKYKGTIILGSLFLTASNFFLVWIPVYLRRTVDQVTEIELDRSSESFGNIFELLFSSDASWLLAKNALLLVGAVVLSGVLLFATRQTLIVASRKIEYDLRNDIFDKLLKLPQRFYSSYDSGEIYVRATEDVSKVREYFGPAYMYTINTLTRAGFIITMMIIVSPELTLWALLPLPFLSAFAYWVSGYINDYSRIIQEQYSTIAGRAQESFTSIRLIKAYNREEYENGRFEHESERYRKKKLRLDLVESLFHPTLNLLIGLSVIIVVWKAGQMVIEGTLTVGNIMEFIIYVAYLTWPVASLGYTVNRYQQSMASWKRIDEMLTEDIDIADKESTKHDITEIEGSIEFRNVSFSYPEADEHVLKNINLKIEAGQNAAIVGRTGSGKTTLVELIPRLFDATEGKILIDGTDIKAIPLEILRKNIGLVPQDTFLFSDTIGENIAFGTEDANKEEIETAAEKAQVRENILDFEKKFETMLGERGITLSGGQKQRTAIARALIRDPKIIILDDSLSAVDTKTEESILRHLRKELQGRTTLMISHRISTIKDADIIYYMENGTIVEQGTHEELLNKEGRYSVMYNKQLIEEELAEI
- a CDS encoding response regulator transcription factor, whose product is MTRKVEKLIKIVIVEDNRYMREGWATILDFEQDFVVMDTFESCEEAFESEAIPKTNIVLMDIELPGMSGIEGVKYLQKEHPDLPVIMATVFDDDKNVFDALCAGAVGYLMKKISPEDLKQAIRDAHDGGSPMTPNIARKVIKTFHTPSENDEGEQLTERELEILEELAKGKSYAAIGNAVYLSVDGVRYHIRNIYRKLQVHSRSEAVSKGISRRLIHPDNS
- a CDS encoding NAD(P)/FAD-dependent oxidoreductase; this encodes MVIGIIGASFAGLVAGSRLARAGHEVTIIERNESLGGRLASIELDNMILDNGIAHLSAETNTFQTFLAELQQKTELHEWAEEFSFYDGLNLHNEDPNASPLTKYALDGGIGQINKYLSRWVDIRAQEKAGGLTYIGPDRGKKRSWMINLTDVNVFECDAVIIATPATEAYGILQTAQDETAARKIIRVIDEVFYDDCISVAATYDREAPEWKGIKCENSAIRWIGNESSKRDTAGKTGLVIHSSHGTSKKYERVSDAEATQYILGEASSVIDSWVSQPESTSLKRWKYFTARNVIDEYFMELEMIDAPLALVGNYFGGRSVEKAYLSGYNLAEYWINKYSNATVA
- the rnz gene encoding ribonuclease Z, with the protein product MIIVPLGVASATPTATRHLSSVAVWREGSVFLFDCGENAQMRMLQGGLKRSQIDYIFISHFDTDHYSGLIGLLSTLQLQRRDREITLVGPEGLQEFIEFNFDFSNISLSYDIKYVELDEDFESERVVDADEYYVEARPLNHTKFCIGYRLQEKDRPGKVDAEKAQEQGISEDWQYKDLKDGKDVELEDGTVVKSADIVGHPRPGDSFAYITDTKYCPNSVKLAKNTNVLIHEATFNESLSDKAEETGHSTAKDAARVANEAKTKLLVITHFSARYTNEYVLLREARDDFFPTWVATELRPIFTDPAHEKGIIEPKVYLKEINQNKGDSNSGGGGSKSKRNKRGGKKKKRRMRKRKKTSSSRSRKSSSSSKSSSSRSSRSSRSKKSSSNNNNNNNNGGSKDNNERKPRQITPRTPFDDFDRF